In Sphingobacterium thalpophilum, a genomic segment contains:
- a CDS encoding ATP-binding protein produces the protein MDIKKKFGSASFGEDFILQALSCSPEPTSIYTGTEMTIQFANAGMLSLWGKDASVIGKALISAIPELEDQPFLAILQEVWRTGKSYSVTEAPARLIKNGVPVTDYFDYEYRALLDENHKTWCILNTARNVTLRRQHQQQIQKKEKKEQGLMEEMAATLEELTATNDELNSSLQLLAESREQVRTIIEQAPVGIAMLKGPELIIDIANPTILKIWGHQLADVQGRPHEIARPELQGQPMSEWLREAFEKGERKTNNELSILLRHNDGLREAIVNSIYQPIFSADNKVTGILIILEDITDQVLERRKSEKDQHMLSMAIDAGELATFYYEPQNNLFSGNALLKSWFGLADEEQLDLSAAIASIAEQDQERVSAAITDALSQESDGNYFIEYRILNPQDPNDRLVQARGKVFYDAKGNAASLNGTLQDITEQKAEEQRKNDFISIVSHELKTPLTSINAYLQLMQRQAILTANTNYQNITMKSLRQVRNMKNLINGFLNISRFDSGRMMIEREVFDLKELFAELEDEFKLRINTHQIVADLTQSLSIAADPNKISQVVQNLVENAAKYSPIGTQITFGYSPKANNVIEIFVSDEGMGIAEEDRDQIFERFYRAGKDKVGTISGFGIGLYLCREIVELHNGHIAVESNSAGGTTFKVRLPAQ, from the coding sequence ATGGACATCAAGAAAAAATTTGGTAGTGCCTCATTTGGCGAAGACTTTATCTTACAGGCACTGAGTTGTTCTCCCGAGCCTACATCAATCTATACTGGAACAGAGATGACCATCCAGTTTGCCAATGCGGGCATGCTTTCCCTTTGGGGCAAAGACGCATCCGTTATCGGCAAAGCGCTGATCAGTGCTATTCCCGAACTGGAAGATCAGCCGTTCTTAGCTATTCTGCAAGAGGTTTGGCGTACGGGGAAATCCTATTCCGTTACCGAGGCACCAGCCCGGCTCATCAAGAATGGTGTTCCGGTGACTGATTATTTCGATTATGAATACAGAGCACTATTAGACGAAAACCATAAAACATGGTGTATTTTAAACACCGCCCGCAACGTTACTTTAAGAAGGCAGCATCAGCAACAGATACAGAAAAAAGAAAAAAAGGAACAAGGGCTGATGGAGGAAATGGCGGCAACGCTCGAAGAATTGACCGCTACAAACGATGAACTCAACAGTTCCTTACAACTTCTGGCAGAAAGCCGTGAGCAAGTACGGACAATTATTGAGCAGGCACCGGTCGGCATAGCGATGCTGAAGGGACCGGAGTTAATCATTGACATAGCCAATCCGACCATATTAAAAATCTGGGGACATCAATTAGCCGATGTGCAGGGCCGGCCCCACGAAATTGCGAGGCCCGAGCTGCAAGGCCAGCCCATGAGCGAATGGCTACGGGAAGCGTTCGAAAAAGGCGAACGGAAAACAAACAATGAACTTTCCATATTGCTGCGTCACAATGATGGGCTGCGGGAGGCTATTGTAAACTCGATTTATCAACCTATTTTTTCAGCTGACAATAAAGTCACGGGAATTCTGATTATCCTTGAAGATATTACCGACCAAGTCCTTGAACGGCGGAAAAGTGAAAAAGATCAACACATGCTGTCCATGGCAATAGATGCCGGCGAGCTTGCGACGTTCTATTACGAGCCCCAAAATAATCTGTTCTCCGGAAACGCCCTGTTAAAATCATGGTTTGGTTTGGCCGATGAAGAGCAGCTGGATTTATCGGCTGCTATTGCTTCCATTGCAGAACAGGATCAGGAACGTGTATCGGCTGCCATAACTGATGCACTTAGCCAAGAGTCGGATGGCAATTACTTTATTGAATACCGTATCCTAAATCCACAAGACCCGAACGACAGACTCGTGCAGGCACGGGGTAAAGTGTTTTATGATGCCAAGGGAAACGCTGCCAGCCTCAATGGTACTTTACAGGATATTACCGAACAGAAAGCTGAGGAACAGCGGAAAAATGATTTTATAAGCATCGTTAGCCATGAATTGAAGACACCGCTGACCTCCATAAACGCCTATCTTCAATTAATGCAACGTCAGGCAATCCTTACAGCAAACACGAATTACCAAAACATTACAATGAAATCCCTTCGACAAGTTCGCAATATGAAGAACTTAATCAATGGATTCTTGAACATCTCGCGATTCGACTCCGGCAGAATGATGATAGAAAGAGAAGTGTTTGATCTGAAGGAATTATTTGCTGAACTTGAAGATGAATTTAAATTGAGGATCAACACCCATCAGATTGTCGCTGACCTGACGCAAAGTCTATCCATTGCTGCTGACCCCAACAAGATTTCGCAGGTAGTCCAAAACCTTGTGGAAAATGCGGCCAAATATTCGCCGATAGGAACCCAGATTACATTTGGTTATTCGCCCAAGGCAAATAACGTTATCGAAATTTTTGTCAGTGACGAGGGTATGGGTATTGCCGAAGAAGACCGGGATCAGATATTCGAGCGATTTTACAGGGCAGGAAAAGATAAGGTCGGAACAATTTCGGGATTTGGCATAGGACTGTATCTCTGCCGTGAAATTGTAGAACTGCATAATGGACATATCGCTGTGGAGAGCAACTCGGCCGGAGGAACCACATTTAAGGTACGGCTTCCAGCTCAATAA
- a CDS encoding SDR family oxidoreductase, which yields MKILLTGVTGYIGKRLLPVLLEQGHEIICCVRDKNRFDTSAIQGHVKVVEVDFLNKESLKEIPPEIDIAYFLIHSMATQSGDFQQMEAQCATNFRNCMENTSAQQIIYLSGIINSDHLSKHLDSRRNVENILASGRIPITTLRAGIIVGSGSASFEIIRDLVEKLPVMITPKWLQTNCQPITIRNVVEFMIGVIANPHTFNKSYDIGGPDILSYKEMLLQYAAERKLRRQIFVIPLMTPRLSSYWLYFVTSTSYNLAKNLVDSMKVEVICKPNTLADELGITLINYRQSIQLAFQKIESDNVVSSWKDAQTSHILSGGLSRLLEVPSYGCFKDVRSVPLHNSEASLTKIWSIGGNSGWYYGNWLWKIRGFMDQLVGGVGIRRGRKNKSDLAAGDALDFWRVLIADRTTKRLLLYAEMKLPGEAWLEFKIEDNILLQTATFRPLGLAGRLYWYAVWPFHGFIFRGMINRIAKP from the coding sequence ATGAAAATTCTATTGACCGGAGTGACGGGGTATATTGGAAAACGTCTTTTGCCTGTGCTGTTAGAACAGGGACATGAAATTATTTGTTGTGTAAGAGATAAGAATCGTTTTGATACCTCGGCAATCCAGGGGCATGTTAAAGTTGTTGAAGTCGATTTCCTGAATAAAGAAAGTCTGAAAGAAATTCCACCTGAAATTGATATTGCTTATTTCCTGATCCATTCCATGGCGACGCAGTCAGGTGATTTCCAGCAAATGGAAGCGCAATGTGCGACAAACTTCCGCAACTGCATGGAAAATACCAGCGCGCAACAGATCATATATCTGAGCGGAATAATTAATTCAGATCACTTATCGAAGCATCTCGACTCGAGAAGAAACGTAGAAAACATCCTGGCAAGCGGACGGATTCCGATCACCACCTTGCGGGCCGGCATCATTGTTGGCTCGGGAAGCGCATCTTTCGAGATTATTCGGGATCTTGTGGAAAAACTCCCTGTTATGATTACGCCTAAATGGTTGCAGACGAATTGTCAGCCCATCACCATACGTAATGTAGTCGAATTTATGATCGGTGTTATCGCCAACCCGCATACCTTTAACAAAAGCTATGATATCGGGGGTCCAGACATTCTTAGCTACAAAGAGATGCTGCTGCAATATGCTGCCGAACGAAAACTTAGGCGACAGATCTTTGTTATCCCGCTCATGACGCCGCGGCTTTCCTCCTACTGGCTCTATTTTGTTACCTCGACGTCTTATAACCTGGCCAAAAACCTGGTCGATAGCATGAAAGTAGAAGTCATCTGTAAACCCAATACTCTAGCGGACGAACTCGGTATTACGTTGATCAATTACAGGCAATCCATCCAATTAGCTTTTCAAAAAATTGAAAGTGACAATGTGGTTTCCAGCTGGAAAGACGCACAGACCAGTCACATTTTATCGGGCGGCCTCAGCAGGCTACTGGAAGTGCCCAGTTATGGTTGCTTTAAGGATGTCCGCTCGGTTCCCCTCCACAATAGTGAAGCATCATTGACCAAAATCTGGTCCATTGGAGGAAATTCCGGCTGGTATTATGGCAACTGGCTCTGGAAAATCCGTGGTTTCATGGATCAATTGGTCGGCGGAGTGGGTATACGGAGAGGGCGAAAAAATAAAAGCGATTTGGCTGCAGGTGATGCACTTGATTTTTGGCGCGTACTGATCGCCGATAGAACCACGAAAAGATTACTCCTTTATGCCGAAATGAAACTTCCTGGAGAAGCATGGCTAGAATTTAAAATCGAAGATAATATCCTGCTGCAGACCGCGACCTTTAGACCCCTGGGCCTTGCCGGAAGGCTCTATTGGTATGCCGTATGGCCTTTTCACGGCTTCATATTTAGGGGCATGATAAATAGAATAGCTAAACCTTAA
- a CDS encoding ABC transporter permease — protein MKNPRVSSKDTNKRPSFPMQVLVRKEIAAHIRSWRFIILILLIVLTFGASLYVSSMGLKDAVSNMRDPDQSFLYLKLLTTTDNSIPPFHVFLNFLAPLLGIALGFDAVNAEYNNGTLTRLLAQPIYRDNLLFAKFLAPLAVVGTLFVALVMLMIGGGLLGTGVRIEPQELLRIFGFTLISVLYVAFWLSLSILLSIRFRQPATSALTAIGIWLFFTVFFPILVNLAIRPFLPNPNYISEQEYIGYNELILNLLRLSPSQLYTDATTTLLMPSVRSLGPISMEQMVGAIPAPLSFRESFLMVWPQVSGLCAAMMICFAWSYYIFMRREIRS, from the coding sequence ATGAAAAATCCAAGGGTTTCTTCAAAAGATACCAATAAACGGCCATCCTTTCCGATGCAGGTGTTGGTCCGCAAAGAAATTGCGGCACATATCCGCAGCTGGCGTTTTATTATACTGATCCTGCTCATCGTACTGACTTTCGGCGCATCCCTCTACGTTTCATCCATGGGGCTGAAAGACGCTGTCAGCAATATGCGCGATCCTGATCAGTCATTTCTCTATCTCAAGCTACTGACCACAACGGATAATTCCATTCCGCCATTTCATGTTTTTTTAAACTTTCTGGCCCCACTTTTGGGCATAGCCCTGGGTTTTGACGCCGTCAATGCAGAATACAACAACGGAACACTCACCCGTTTGCTGGCGCAGCCAATTTACCGAGACAACCTGCTGTTCGCCAAATTTCTGGCGCCACTGGCCGTGGTGGGCACATTATTTGTTGCGCTGGTCATGCTTATGATCGGCGGCGGTCTCCTGGGTACAGGTGTCCGGATAGAACCCCAGGAGTTGCTGCGTATCTTCGGTTTTACCTTGATCAGTGTGCTCTATGTTGCCTTCTGGCTGAGCCTTTCCATTCTGTTGTCGATACGCTTTCGCCAGCCGGCAACCTCAGCACTTACCGCGATCGGCATCTGGTTGTTTTTTACGGTATTCTTTCCTATCCTGGTCAATCTGGCAATACGCCCCTTTTTGCCCAACCCCAATTATATTTCGGAGCAGGAGTACATCGGCTATAATGAGCTCATCTTAAATCTGCTCCGCTTATCACCGAGCCAGCTCTATACCGATGCCACCACTACCCTATTGATGCCCTCTGTACGCAGCTTAGGTCCCATTTCCATGGAACAGATGGTCGGTGCCATCCCCGCACCGCTTTCCTTTCGGGAAAGTTTTCTGATGGTCTGGCCACAGGTCAGTGGACTCTGCGCAGCCATGATGATCTGTTTTGCCTGGTCCTATTACATTTTTATGCGAAGGGAAATCAGAAGTTAA
- a CDS encoding ABC transporter ATP-binding protein, whose product MMKDPIIQLTGLTKNYGKVTAVDQLDLHIYPGEIFGLLGPNGAGKTTSILMMLGLTEPTSGTAYVCGHNATRNPIAVKRKVGYLPDNVGFYPDMTALENLSFIARLNGLTESYAQASAKDMLHVVGLEREMHKKTGAFSRGMKQRLGLAEVLIKAPEVAILDEPTLGIDPKGVDEFLELIKQLSREHNLTVLLSSHHLHQVQRVCDRVGIFVGGKLLVEGSLESLAHNLQQQKGISTVITLDHAQGDTKRFEEALKTLPGLRNLKVNGFTIELKTDSDMTAIVVRMLVNNGADIVSVNRNDYQLDDIYNTYFENSITTDNAYEKSKGFFKRYQ is encoded by the coding sequence ATGATGAAGGACCCTATCATTCAATTGACAGGCCTGACAAAAAACTATGGCAAAGTAACCGCCGTAGATCAGTTGGACCTGCACATTTATCCCGGAGAGATCTTTGGCCTGCTCGGCCCCAATGGTGCCGGCAAGACAACCAGCATCCTCATGATGCTGGGCCTGACCGAACCCACTTCCGGCACAGCCTATGTCTGTGGCCATAATGCCACGCGCAATCCGATCGCCGTGAAACGAAAAGTCGGCTACCTGCCCGACAACGTAGGTTTCTACCCGGATATGACAGCGCTGGAAAACCTAAGCTTTATTGCCAGATTAAATGGTCTCACAGAATCCTATGCACAAGCTTCTGCAAAAGACATGTTACATGTCGTGGGGCTCGAACGGGAAATGCATAAAAAAACCGGCGCTTTTTCCCGCGGTATGAAACAACGTCTAGGCTTGGCCGAAGTGCTGATCAAGGCTCCCGAGGTTGCCATCCTTGATGAGCCTACACTGGGCATTGATCCCAAGGGTGTTGACGAATTCCTTGAGCTCATCAAGCAGCTCAGCAGGGAGCATAACCTAACGGTACTGCTTTCTTCACACCACCTCCACCAGGTGCAGCGTGTATGCGATCGGGTGGGTATTTTTGTTGGCGGAAAATTACTGGTTGAAGGATCACTTGAAAGCCTTGCCCATAACCTGCAGCAGCAGAAAGGCATCAGTACCGTCATTACCCTTGACCATGCCCAGGGCGATACCAAACGGTTTGAAGAAGCATTAAAGACCCTGCCCGGACTCCGTAATCTTAAAGTGAACGGATTTACGATCGAACTAAAGACAGACAGCGATATGACAGCAATAGTGGTACGCATGCTGGTAAACAATGGCGCTGATATCGTTTCCGTGAACCGCAACGACTACCAGCTCGACGATATTTATAATACATATTTTGAGAACAGCATAACTACAGATAATGCTTATGAAAAATCCAAGGGTTTCTTCAAAAGATACCAATAA
- a CDS encoding NEW3 domain-containing protein: MLTELLITNTDRRFSFRPFLIAIIVLANSFYLSGQVLKPLKSGFEARLINIEAPSNEPFRYTTTLTNGSAQLVNYNLNAQLPDGWQISYRVEGSQVTSLQIQPNKAQEISIEISCPITAKPDKYKIPIRAISSTDTLKLELEAVVKGSYALELTTPSGRLSDEVISGSSKEILLKVKNTGTLPLNALELTSQLPSRWEASFDPSNIKQLEAGKSIDVKVNLKVPDKTIAGDYASKFEIKSPNSSADISFRMIVKTSLLSGWIGMLIIVLAIGLVYFLIRKYGRR; the protein is encoded by the coding sequence ATGTTAACAGAATTACTAATTACAAACACAGACCGACGTTTTTCTTTCAGGCCATTTCTTATCGCAATTATTGTGCTGGCTAACAGTTTCTATCTATCTGGGCAAGTCTTGAAGCCCCTCAAATCCGGTTTCGAAGCGAGGCTCATCAATATTGAGGCCCCCAGCAACGAACCCTTTCGTTATACGACCACCTTGACCAACGGATCCGCTCAATTGGTTAACTACAACCTGAATGCCCAGCTGCCCGATGGATGGCAGATTAGCTACCGCGTAGAAGGCTCGCAAGTGACTTCCCTTCAGATACAGCCCAATAAGGCACAGGAAATCAGCATTGAAATCAGCTGTCCGATCACGGCCAAGCCCGATAAATATAAAATTCCAATACGGGCTATATCCTCAACCGATACCTTAAAGCTTGAGCTCGAAGCAGTCGTCAAAGGCTCCTATGCCCTTGAGTTGACCACCCCCAGTGGGCGGCTAAGTGACGAAGTTATATCTGGTAGCAGCAAAGAAATCCTACTTAAAGTCAAAAACACGGGCACCCTGCCGCTCAATGCCTTGGAACTGACGTCCCAATTACCCAGCCGATGGGAGGCAAGCTTCGATCCGTCGAACATCAAACAGCTCGAAGCAGGTAAATCTATTGACGTCAAAGTCAACCTAAAAGTTCCCGACAAAACCATTGCCGGTGACTATGCTTCCAAATTTGAGATCAAATCACCCAACAGCAGCGCCGACATTTCATTCCGTATGATTGTGAAAACTTCTTTGCTTTCTGGCTGGATCGGTATGCTTATAATTGTATTGGCCATTGGTTTGGTGTATTTTCTCATCCGCAAATACGGCCGCAGATAA
- a CDS encoding Hsp20/alpha crystallin family protein codes for MKLAKRNWNNFSLFSPMFDNFNRELLNWDNKNYSSTSTTVPAVNIKENAESFEVEVAAPGMAKGDFKVTLDGNLLTISSAKEEQNEEHKDNYTRREFSYQSFQRSFELQKEVVDQDNIQARYENGMLRLTIPKKEEAKQKEPRMIEIS; via the coding sequence ATGAAACTTGCAAAAAGAAACTGGAACAATTTTTCACTTTTTTCGCCCATGTTTGATAATTTTAACCGCGAGCTTTTAAACTGGGACAACAAAAATTACTCATCAACAAGTACCACCGTTCCTGCAGTCAACATCAAGGAAAACGCAGAAAGCTTCGAAGTGGAGGTCGCCGCACCTGGCATGGCCAAAGGAGATTTTAAGGTGACACTCGACGGCAATCTATTGACCATATCCTCGGCTAAGGAAGAACAAAACGAGGAGCATAAGGACAACTACACCCGCCGGGAGTTCAGCTACCAATCTTTTCAACGCAGCTTCGAACTTCAGAAGGAGGTTGTCGATCAGGACAATATCCAAGCACGCTATGAGAATGGTATGCTCCGTTTGACAATACCAAAAAAAGAAGAAGCCAAACAGAAAGAACCGCGGATGATCGAAATATCCTAA
- a CDS encoding acyl-CoA desaturase → MSQSVKFSNVNTLFSKTLKLKINNYFQNSLQPRTGNRKIYLKAAILLISFAVLYLLLVFAPLHWSIAIALCIIFGANLAAIGFNIMHDAGHNSFSDNKNLNTVLSYSLNLLGGNIYFWKLKHNIAHHTFTNIDGEDHDIEVKFMRIHHDQKLRKHHRYQRFYFPLLYGISYLAWIFYQDYEKYFRGRMGHKTEQFHFPVKERIIFWVSKLIHFSLFVIIPIIFVGWLPTLIGLLIAGSVCGMSLATVFQLAHVVEETEFKTIDQSKVEEEWMIHQIQSTANFATGSKVLTWLLGGLNFQVEHHLFPKISHVHYPALNRIVKQTCKEYKIKYNEFRSFWTAFRSHLKVLEAMSK, encoded by the coding sequence ATGTCCCAGTCTGTAAAATTCAGCAATGTAAATACATTGTTCTCTAAAACGTTAAAACTAAAAATCAATAATTATTTTCAAAATTCACTTCAGCCAAGAACCGGGAATCGAAAGATCTATCTGAAAGCCGCTATCCTCCTGATCAGCTTTGCGGTATTGTATCTCCTTCTGGTATTCGCACCTTTGCATTGGAGTATTGCAATAGCATTATGTATCATTTTCGGAGCTAACCTCGCTGCGATTGGTTTTAACATTATGCACGATGCTGGGCACAATTCTTTTTCAGACAATAAAAACCTGAACACTGTGCTCTCCTACTCGCTCAATCTACTGGGCGGCAATATCTACTTTTGGAAGCTCAAACATAATATTGCACACCATACCTTTACAAATATCGATGGCGAAGATCACGATATCGAAGTAAAGTTTATGCGTATACACCATGACCAGAAACTTCGGAAACACCATCGCTATCAGCGTTTTTATTTTCCGTTGCTCTATGGAATCTCCTATTTAGCGTGGATCTTTTATCAGGATTATGAGAAATATTTCCGTGGGCGCATGGGACATAAAACGGAGCAATTTCATTTTCCGGTCAAAGAGCGTATTATTTTTTGGGTCAGTAAGCTAATTCACTTCAGCTTATTTGTCATTATTCCGATCATTTTCGTCGGGTGGCTGCCCACACTTATCGGTTTGCTGATTGCTGGTAGTGTGTGTGGTATGAGTCTGGCCACAGTATTCCAGCTGGCCCATGTGGTGGAAGAAACCGAATTCAAAACCATTGACCAGTCAAAGGTCGAAGAAGAATGGATGATTCATCAGATTCAGTCCACCGCAAATTTTGCTACGGGTAGCAAGGTACTTACCTGGTTGCTTGGCGGTCTCAATTTTCAGGTTGAACATCACCTTTTTCCAAAGATCAGCCATGTGCATTATCCTGCGCTCAATAGGATTGTGAAGCAGACCTGCAAGGAATATAAAATAAAATACAACGAGTTTCGGAGCTTCTGGACAGCATTTAGATCGCATTTAAAAGTGCTGGAGGCCATGTCAAAATAA
- a CDS encoding helix-turn-helix domain-containing protein codes for MHRINSISEFHRQLSLPAPLHPLVSVIDVAGIKPDESDIWEQFYVNFYSISLKKDVTAKIKYGQQYYDFDKGTMNFIAPKQIQSLTIAEIRKMNIECGKGYMLLFHPDFLYTHPLTTKIKNYNFFSYALNEALHLSEREEKDIIEIFLKIEQEYQHIDKHTQDIILSQIDMLLQYSNRFYERQFITRKAVNHALLTQLEKLLDDYFDSEETLKQGLPTVEYLAESLHVSARYLSDLLRSVTGKNTQQHIHDKLIEEAKEQLTATSLSVAEIAYKLGFEHPQSFNKLFKKKTNVSPLAFRQSFN; via the coding sequence ATGCATCGTATCAATTCCATATCCGAATTTCATCGGCAATTGTCCTTGCCGGCCCCATTACATCCGCTCGTCAGTGTAATTGATGTAGCTGGAATTAAACCCGATGAAAGCGACATCTGGGAGCAGTTCTACGTGAATTTTTACAGTATTTCGCTCAAAAAAGATGTTACTGCAAAAATAAAGTACGGCCAACAGTATTACGATTTTGACAAAGGAACAATGAATTTTATTGCGCCCAAGCAGATTCAATCGTTAACGATCGCCGAAATCAGAAAGATGAATATCGAATGCGGAAAAGGTTACATGCTGCTATTCCACCCTGATTTTTTGTATACCCATCCCCTGACCACCAAAATAAAAAACTACAATTTCTTTTCGTATGCGCTTAACGAAGCGTTACATCTCTCCGAACGGGAAGAAAAAGACATTATAGAAATTTTTCTTAAAATCGAACAAGAATATCAGCATATCGACAAGCATACCCAAGACATTATTTTGTCGCAAATAGATATGCTCTTGCAATACAGCAACCGTTTCTATGAGCGTCAATTCATTACTCGAAAAGCGGTTAACCATGCGCTGCTGACCCAATTGGAAAAATTGCTGGACGATTATTTCGACAGCGAAGAAACCCTAAAACAGGGGCTTCCAACCGTAGAGTATTTAGCCGAAAGCCTCCATGTATCAGCACGTTATTTAAGCGATTTACTACGTTCAGTTACCGGTAAAAACACACAGCAGCACATTCACGATAAGTTAATTGAAGAAGCCAAGGAACAACTCACGGCAACAAGCCTTTCCGTTGCCGAAATTGCCTACAAACTCGGTTTCGAACATCCGCAATCGTTCAACAAACTGTTTAAGAAAAAAACCAATGTTTCACCTTTAGCATTCAGGCAATCGTTTAACTGA
- a CDS encoding SDR family oxidoreductase, with product MQKTIFITGASSGLGKATAKLFQQAGWNVIATMRNPENETELTGIENIRLLKLDVTDPAQIKETVAKAIAISNIDVVFNNAGYGLMGAFETLSDEKILRQINTNLLGVLRVTQAFIPHFRAQKSGLFISTTSIGGFMGFPLHSMYHATKFALEGWSESMSFELKKFGIAIKTVARGGIATDFAGRSLDLNRTSDYQDIEDKLFEQMGLMMQNASTAEQIAQVVYEAATDNKDQVRYLAGEDAHALYERRLQIGKEAFRQEIAKQFDA from the coding sequence ATGCAAAAGACAATTTTCATTACAGGGGCTTCTTCCGGTTTGGGAAAAGCAACTGCCAAATTATTTCAACAGGCGGGTTGGAATGTGATCGCAACTATGCGAAATCCCGAAAATGAAACCGAACTTACCGGGATCGAAAACATCAGGCTATTAAAATTGGATGTTACCGATCCGGCCCAGATCAAAGAAACTGTAGCAAAAGCGATCGCTATAAGTAACATTGATGTCGTTTTCAATAATGCAGGTTATGGGTTAATGGGTGCGTTTGAAACGTTGAGCGACGAAAAGATACTTCGCCAAATCAACACGAATCTGTTGGGTGTATTGCGGGTTACACAAGCCTTTATCCCCCATTTTAGAGCACAGAAAAGTGGTTTATTTATTTCAACCACATCAATTGGTGGATTTATGGGGTTCCCGTTACATTCGATGTATCATGCCACAAAATTCGCCTTGGAGGGCTGGAGCGAAAGCATGTCCTTTGAACTGAAAAAATTTGGAATAGCCATCAAAACAGTTGCTCGGGGAGGAATAGCGACAGATTTTGCAGGTCGTTCTTTGGATCTAAACCGAACTTCCGACTATCAGGACATTGAAGACAAACTGTTCGAACAAATGGGTCTGATGATGCAAAATGCATCCACAGCCGAGCAAATTGCCCAAGTGGTGTATGAAGCCGCCACGGACAATAAAGATCAGGTACGTTATCTGGCAGGCGAAGATGCACATGCACTCTATGAAAGACGATTACAAATCGGAAAAGAAGCGTTCAGGCAAGAAATTGCAAAACAATTTGATGCCTAA